From a region of the Actinomadura luzonensis genome:
- a CDS encoding FtsX-like permease family protein — translation MNLDLTWRLLRGGGRKGLLGTWLTLGAVAVSTALLLFAVAANVAFDARAERGAWRNPVPAAAGDAVAVEASRFDYVRDRTITVVDLAALKEGVPAPPGLPRFPRPGETWLSPALAELVRELPAAELGARYPKVAGTLGDEALVFPGELVAVTGQEPDAPAMTARRSDDWIVGKPPVKVASLAGTPSEDSEAYKVLAVIASVLMVVPLLVFGGAAARLTVARRDRRLAALRLVGATPGQVVRMTVAEAVLVALAGALAGAVVFALAVPLLAGIPIQGGGWFVADLFPGALVLAGVLVAVPLLVGLSAVAGLRRVVVSPLGVAKRETPPGMRFVRVVALLAVLAAFPMLTRGTSVAIVAVALGLAFLCLNLAGPWVVGLIGRITARTARGPAPLLAGRRLVDDPRSAWRTVSGVALTGFVAGFLGLLSPGAFAGDGGPPQLRVLAPAGQVEQLAGQARERLAAAGVPAGVKVVKQTVVAAFQGEPGAETLDRARTALAGLVPGRTPTTEDDEQRFGVQILADVRVGTVVVLAVSFLVAIASAGITAASSVLDRRQTYGLLRLAGTPLEVLDRARRAETLIPLAVMGGGAILVGAFCATPFMIGGVSTAGVVTLVACVALGFGGVIGAGALSRPLLRSVTSDPAPRPD, via the coding sequence GTGAACCTGGACCTGACCTGGCGGCTGCTCAGGGGCGGCGGGCGCAAGGGCCTGCTGGGCACCTGGCTGACGCTCGGGGCCGTGGCCGTCTCCACGGCGCTGCTGCTGTTCGCCGTGGCCGCGAACGTCGCCTTCGACGCCAGGGCCGAGCGCGGCGCCTGGCGCAACCCGGTCCCGGCCGCGGCCGGGGACGCGGTCGCGGTGGAGGCGTCCCGCTTCGACTACGTGCGCGACCGGACGATCACCGTCGTGGACCTCGCCGCGTTGAAGGAGGGCGTGCCCGCGCCGCCCGGGCTGCCGCGCTTCCCGCGGCCGGGGGAGACGTGGCTGTCGCCCGCCCTCGCCGAGCTGGTCCGCGAGCTGCCCGCCGCCGAGCTGGGCGCGCGCTACCCCAAGGTCGCCGGCACGCTCGGCGACGAGGCCCTCGTGTTCCCCGGCGAGCTGGTCGCGGTCACCGGCCAGGAGCCGGACGCGCCCGCCATGACCGCGCGGCGCAGCGACGACTGGATCGTCGGCAAGCCGCCGGTCAAGGTCGCGAGCCTGGCCGGCACGCCGAGCGAGGACTCCGAGGCGTACAAGGTGCTCGCGGTCATCGCGAGCGTGCTCATGGTCGTGCCGCTGCTGGTGTTCGGGGGCGCGGCGGCCCGGCTCACGGTGGCCAGGCGGGACCGGCGGCTGGCCGCGCTCCGGCTGGTCGGCGCGACGCCGGGCCAGGTGGTGCGGATGACGGTGGCCGAGGCGGTGCTCGTCGCGCTGGCGGGCGCGCTGGCCGGGGCGGTGGTGTTCGCGCTGGCGGTGCCGCTGCTGGCGGGCATCCCGATCCAGGGCGGCGGCTGGTTCGTCGCGGACCTGTTCCCCGGCGCGCTCGTCCTCGCGGGGGTGCTGGTGGCGGTGCCGCTGCTGGTGGGGCTGTCGGCGGTGGCGGGGCTGCGGCGGGTCGTGGTGAGCCCGCTCGGCGTGGCCAAGCGGGAGACGCCGCCCGGCATGCGGTTCGTCCGCGTGGTGGCGCTGCTCGCGGTGCTGGCCGCCTTCCCGATGCTGACCAGGGGGACGAGCGTGGCGATCGTCGCCGTGGCGCTCGGCCTGGCCTTCCTCTGTCTCAACCTGGCCGGGCCGTGGGTGGTGGGCCTCATCGGCAGGATCACCGCGCGGACCGCGCGCGGCCCCGCGCCGCTGCTGGCCGGACGCCGGCTGGTGGACGACCCGCGCTCGGCCTGGCGGACGGTGAGCGGGGTGGCGCTGACCGGGTTCGTGGCGGGCTTCCTCGGCCTGCTCAGCCCCGGGGCGTTCGCCGGGGACGGCGGGCCGCCGCAGCTCCGCGTGCTCGCGCCCGCCGGGCAGGTGGAGCAGCTCGCCGGGCAGGCCCGCGAGCGGCTGGCGGCGGCCGGGGTGCCGGCCGGGGTCAAGGTCGTCAAGCAGACCGTCGTGGCCGCGTTCCAGGGAGAGCCCGGCGCGGAGACGCTGGACCGGGCGCGCACCGCGCTCGCCGGGCTCGTCCCCGGTCGCACCCCGACGACGGAGGACGACGAGCAGCGCTTCGGCGTCCAGATCCTGGCCGACGTGCGCGTGGGCACGGTCGTGGTGCTGGCGGTGTCGTTCCTGGTGGCGATCGCCAGCGCGGGCATCACGGCCGCCTCGTCGGTGCTGGACCGGCGGCAGACGTACGGGCTGCTGCGGCTGGCCGGCACCCCGCTGGAGGTGCTGGACCGGGCCAGGCGGGCCGAGACGCTGATCCCGCTGGCGGTGATGGGCGGCGGCGCGATCCTGGTGGGGGCGTTCTGCGCGACGCCGTTCATGATCGGCGGGGTGAGCACGGCCGGGGTGGTCACGCTGGTGGCCTGCGTGGCGCTCGGGTTCGGCGGGGTGATCGGGGCGGGGGCGCTGAGCAGGCCGCTGCTGAGGTCGGTCACCTCCGACCCCGCCCCGCGTCCCGACTAG
- a CDS encoding ABC transporter ATP-binding protein gives MNDVLVGRALAKRFGQTVALGGVDIAVRAGEAVAIMGPSGSGKSTLLHCLAGIMKPDAGEVHLLGQRIDAMGERKRSALRRSRFGFVFQFGQLLPELPAEENVALPLMLGGVARAQAVRQAREWFAPLGLQGMETRRPGELSGGQAQRVAIARALVTGPAVVFADEPTGALDQRTGQDTMRLLTEATRHNGASLIVVTHDPNVAAWCDRTVEVRDGLLVTMSGATA, from the coding sequence ATGAACGACGTGCTTGTTGGACGGGCCCTCGCCAAACGGTTCGGGCAGACGGTCGCCCTCGGCGGCGTGGACATCGCGGTACGGGCCGGCGAGGCCGTGGCCATCATGGGCCCGAGCGGATCGGGCAAGTCCACCCTGCTCCACTGCCTGGCGGGCATCATGAAGCCGGACGCGGGCGAGGTGCACCTGCTGGGGCAGCGCATCGACGCCATGGGGGAGCGCAAGCGCAGCGCGCTGCGCCGCTCCCGCTTCGGCTTCGTCTTCCAGTTCGGCCAGCTCCTGCCCGAGCTGCCCGCCGAGGAGAACGTGGCGCTGCCGCTCATGCTGGGCGGCGTCGCGCGGGCGCAGGCGGTGCGGCAGGCCCGCGAGTGGTTCGCGCCGCTCGGCCTCCAGGGCATGGAGACGCGGCGGCCGGGCGAGCTGTCGGGCGGCCAGGCGCAGCGGGTGGCGATCGCCAGGGCGCTGGTGACCGGGCCGGCCGTGGTGTTCGCCGACGAGCCGACCGGCGCCCTCGACCAGCGCACCGGCCAGGACACGATGCGGCTGCTGACCGAGGCGACCCGGCACAACGGCGCCTCGCTGATCGTGGTCACCCACGACCCGAACGTGGCCGCCTGGTGCGACCGCACGGTCGAGGTCCGCGACGGCCTGCTCGTCACGATGAGCGGGGCGACGGCGTGA
- a CDS encoding signal peptidase II encodes MVRLERGSGRLYGMMLALAAVVLLVDQLTKLWAVAALSGGERVAVLPPLIHFRLLYNAGAAFSLGTGTTWVFALTAAAAVAGILHVARRLASPGWALVLGVLLGGAVSHLGDRLFRAPGFAQGHVVDFIDYGPFVGNVADLALTCGCAAMVLLSLRGVPFARVPESRSA; translated from the coding sequence ATGGTGCGGTTGGAGCGCGGTTCTGGTCGGCTGTACGGCATGATGCTCGCGCTGGCCGCGGTCGTCCTGCTGGTGGATCAGCTCACCAAGCTCTGGGCGGTCGCCGCGCTGTCCGGCGGCGAGCGCGTCGCGGTGCTCCCGCCGCTGATCCACTTCCGGCTGCTGTACAACGCCGGCGCCGCGTTCTCCCTGGGCACCGGCACGACGTGGGTGTTCGCCCTGACGGCGGCGGCCGCGGTGGCCGGCATCCTCCACGTCGCGCGCCGGCTGGCCTCCCCCGGCTGGGCGCTGGTGCTGGGCGTGCTGCTCGGCGGCGCGGTCTCCCACCTGGGCGACCGGCTGTTCCGCGCACCCGGCTTCGCCCAGGGGCACGTCGTCGACTTCATCGACTACGGCCCGTTCGTGGGCAACGTCGCCGACCTCGCGCTCACCTGCGGATGCGCCGCGATGGTGCTGCTCAGCCTGCGCGGGGTGCCGTTCGCCAGGGTGCCGGAGAGCCGATCTGCCTAG
- a CDS encoding response regulator — MTIRVLVADDQQLVRTGFQMILDAQPDMEVVAAVSDGAEAVAEARRLRPDVCLLDIRMPKLDGIEVTRILAGPGVDNPLRVVIVTTFDLDEYVYGALRSGATGFLLKDSGPTLLIEAVRAAAAGDALVSPSVTVRLLQHLSQPRRAAPPPMNDPLTDRELDVVRLIARGRTNQEVAAELFVSLSTVKTHLGSIFAKLGVRNRVEIAAWAWESGVVS; from the coding sequence GTGACTATTCGGGTTCTCGTCGCCGACGACCAGCAACTGGTGCGGACCGGCTTTCAGATGATCTTGGACGCGCAGCCGGACATGGAGGTCGTCGCGGCCGTCTCCGACGGGGCCGAGGCGGTGGCCGAGGCGCGCCGGCTGCGCCCCGACGTGTGCCTGCTGGACATCAGGATGCCCAAGCTCGACGGCATCGAGGTGACCCGCATCCTGGCCGGCCCCGGGGTGGACAACCCGCTGCGGGTGGTCATCGTCACGACGTTCGACCTCGACGAGTACGTCTACGGCGCGCTGCGCTCGGGCGCGACCGGCTTCCTGCTGAAGGACAGCGGGCCCACGCTGCTCATCGAGGCGGTGCGGGCCGCGGCGGCCGGTGACGCGCTGGTGTCGCCGTCGGTCACCGTACGGCTGCTGCAGCACCTGTCACAGCCCCGGCGGGCCGCGCCGCCGCCCATGAACGACCCGCTGACCGACCGCGAGCTGGACGTCGTGCGGCTGATCGCGCGGGGGCGCACCAACCAGGAGGTGGCCGCCGAGCTGTTCGTGTCGCTGTCGACGGTCAAGACGCATCTCGGCAGCATCTTCGCCAAACTCGGTGTCCGCAATCGGGTAGAAATCGCAGCTTGGGCGTGGGAATCCGGCGTGGTGAGCTGA
- a CDS encoding DUF4328 domain-containing protein — protein sequence MRYTQAPPTRAASAVYVTLSAQVFSLAALVVFEQARGRQLAAQLAAFGGRPQGAAAEAVVGAVTVFAVLMMLVAGTSIAAGAAYVTWLVRARQANDRSAATGPVAAAWLIPGLNLVAPAVLVDQVWRGTRPPAGQRGRWLALLTGWWLSWLAMLALVTVRLPLDSSADGLTGVGVPELLFAALAAMSCAGTVRELTRLQQAARSPLASLRTLSAKPHDSTPITRPT from the coding sequence GTGCGCTACACCCAGGCACCGCCTACCAGAGCCGCTTCCGCCGTCTACGTCACGCTCTCCGCGCAGGTCTTCTCCCTCGCCGCTCTCGTGGTCTTCGAGCAGGCCCGGGGGCGGCAGCTCGCCGCCCAGCTCGCCGCCTTCGGCGGACGGCCCCAAGGGGCCGCCGCGGAGGCCGTCGTGGGCGCGGTCACCGTGTTCGCGGTGCTGATGATGCTGGTGGCGGGCACCTCGATCGCGGCGGGGGCCGCGTACGTCACGTGGCTGGTGCGGGCCAGGCAGGCCAACGACCGGTCGGCGGCGACCGGGCCGGTGGCGGCGGCCTGGCTCATCCCCGGCCTCAACCTGGTGGCGCCCGCGGTGCTGGTGGACCAGGTGTGGCGGGGCACCCGGCCGCCGGCCGGGCAGCGCGGGCGGTGGCTCGCGCTGCTGACCGGGTGGTGGCTGAGCTGGCTGGCCATGCTCGCGCTGGTCACCGTCCGGCTGCCGCTCGACTCCTCCGCCGACGGGCTGACCGGGGTGGGGGTGCCGGAGCTGCTGTTCGCGGCGCTGGCGGCGATGTCGTGCGCGGGCACCGTACGCGAGCTGACCCGGCTGCAGCAGGCCGCCCGCTCCCCCCTGGCCTCCCTCCGCACCCTGTCCGCCAAACCGCACGACTCCACCCCGATCACCCGCCCCACCTGA